A region of uncultured Anaeromusa sp. DNA encodes the following proteins:
- the lipA gene encoding lipoyl synthase: MRQQRPEWLKIKAPDQERMQQMKGWLDGLSLHTVCEGAQCPNAGECFGSRTATFMILGSVCTRHCRFCAVPDGQVANVDPNEPERLALAAAKLGLRHVVVTSVTRDDLPDGGAGHFAAAITALRHHCPEASVEVLIPDLGGDPAALAQVLAVKPDVLNHNIETVPRLYPAVRPEAQYERSLEVLARAAQNGVSRIKSGIMLGLGENREEVVAVLGDLRRSGCEIVTIGQYLRPSSDHVPMVRYAPPEEFAFYRQEGARLGFASVVAGPLVRSSYHAKETFDEVTKKEFEEELCHG, from the coding sequence ATGAGACAGCAGCGGCCGGAATGGCTAAAAATCAAGGCGCCTGATCAAGAGCGCATGCAGCAGATGAAAGGGTGGCTTGATGGACTTTCGCTGCATACTGTCTGTGAAGGAGCGCAGTGTCCTAATGCCGGCGAATGTTTCGGCAGTCGTACGGCGACTTTTATGATTCTTGGGTCAGTGTGCACGCGGCATTGTCGCTTTTGCGCCGTACCGGACGGACAAGTAGCCAACGTGGATCCAAACGAACCGGAACGTCTGGCGCTGGCGGCGGCCAAGCTGGGTTTACGACATGTGGTGGTGACCTCTGTAACGCGGGATGATTTGCCGGACGGCGGCGCAGGACATTTTGCTGCTGCGATTACCGCGCTGCGGCATCATTGCCCAGAAGCTTCCGTGGAAGTGCTGATTCCTGATTTGGGAGGAGATCCAGCAGCGCTGGCTCAGGTGCTGGCGGTAAAGCCGGATGTGTTGAACCATAATATTGAAACCGTGCCGCGACTGTACCCTGCAGTACGTCCGGAAGCACAATATGAGCGCTCGTTAGAGGTGTTGGCCCGAGCGGCTCAAAACGGCGTAAGCCGTATCAAGTCCGGCATTATGTTGGGATTGGGAGAAAACCGCGAAGAAGTGGTGGCTGTACTGGGCGATTTGCGTCGCAGCGGCTGCGAAATCGTAACCATTGGCCAATATCTGCGGCCCAGTTCGGATCATGTACCTATGGTGCGCTATGCGCCGCCGGAAGAGTTTGCTTTCTACCGGCAGGAAGGAGCACGGCTGGGATTTGCCAGCGTAGTAGCGGGCCCGTTGGTGCGCAGCTCCTATCATGCTAAAGAAACCTTTGATGAAGTAACAAAAAAAGAATTTGAGGAGGAATTGTGTCATGGCTGA
- a CDS encoding carboxymuconolactone decarboxylase family protein — MADPKKLLNDFQKGLGKLGQDAPEVAAAFVQLSNACFVEGEIPAKYKELMALAIGVFTRCEYCIAYHVFKALEEGANRDEIMEAATLAVAFGGSPSAAYSATLVEECLDAFCE; from the coding sequence ATGGCTGATCCTAAAAAATTGCTTAATGATTTCCAAAAAGGACTGGGTAAATTGGGGCAGGATGCTCCGGAAGTAGCGGCCGCCTTTGTGCAGCTTTCCAATGCTTGTTTTGTGGAAGGGGAAATTCCCGCCAAGTATAAAGAGTTAATGGCCTTGGCCATTGGTGTGTTTACTCGTTGCGAATATTGCATCGCGTATCACGTTTTCAAAGCGCTTGAAGAGGGCGCCAACCGGGATGAAATCATGGAAGCAGCAACATTGGCTGTAGCTTTTGGCGGTTCGCCGTCGGCGGCGTATTCGGCTACTTTGGTCGAAGAATGCCTGGACGCTTTTTGCGAATGA
- a CDS encoding glycine cleavage system protein H → MADYVIPKDLYYTRDHAWVKVEGDVVRVGMSDFMQKLAGEITFIRAPRVGKSLAAGATMASIQSGKWAGKVKCPAAVEVVEANTTLVTNPGLLNSDCYGEGWICVLRPEDLDGMLQELLHGPEADAFFTEEQAKHAQEE, encoded by the coding sequence ATGGCGGATTATGTGATTCCTAAGGATTTATATTATACGCGCGACCATGCCTGGGTGAAGGTAGAAGGGGATGTGGTGCGTGTGGGCATGAGCGATTTCATGCAAAAATTGGCAGGAGAAATTACTTTTATACGTGCTCCTCGCGTTGGCAAAAGTTTGGCGGCCGGGGCGACCATGGCTTCCATCCAATCGGGAAAATGGGCAGGCAAGGTGAAATGTCCGGCAGCGGTGGAAGTGGTGGAAGCCAATACAACACTGGTGACGAATCCGGGCCTGCTTAACAGCGACTGCTACGGTGAAGGCTGGATTTGCGTTTTGCGGCCGGAGGACTTGGACGGCATGTTGCAGGAACTGCTCCATGGACCGGAAGCGGACGCTTTCTTTACGGAAGAGCAGGCTAAGCATGCACAAGAAGAGTAG
- a CDS encoding FAD-binding oxidoreductase: MHGEAIERLKERFGSFFTADRAECSLYERDMGWLPDMLVKSLAQTAPFGVVRPQSAAEVGDVFRMAREAKLAVTPRAGASTVYFNAVCVKGGLVLDLNGLQGVGQVDTATGVVDVAAGVTWSRLERELARQGYAACSYPSSAPGATVGGWFAMKGYGLGSLQAGPLKELVEAAEVVLPDGSVRTLRQEGEIPVHWLAESEGTLGVVTQLSLKVRRLEEAAWHGVFAFAEAWKMQGFIETLLKEESLPFNLHFSDPACNRQRFLAGLGSERAGKYYTVAVDALGTEAQVLHLKEAVEKEAYLHSGENWSEEGEEEWNHRFFSLLLKRRFPGMLGAELWLPMRKATAYLEAAARCGQRFGREMMTYGHVVSRSHALVMTAFPAESQPLWPLLCGLGIVAQVQDAGWSHGGVPYGVGLWNTSYLSRLYQAEELTELRRRKAFLDPEGRCNPGKLYQAPLQLKPPLFSWAMSALALGAAMTSKGGAR; encoded by the coding sequence ATGCATGGCGAGGCAATAGAACGCCTGAAAGAACGTTTTGGGTCTTTCTTTACGGCGGATCGGGCCGAATGCAGTTTGTACGAGAGAGACATGGGGTGGCTGCCAGATATGTTGGTCAAGTCGCTAGCGCAGACAGCGCCCTTTGGAGTAGTACGCCCGCAAAGCGCAGCCGAGGTGGGCGATGTTTTCCGAATGGCTCGCGAGGCTAAGCTAGCGGTGACGCCCCGGGCAGGTGCGTCCACCGTGTATTTTAACGCTGTCTGCGTCAAGGGAGGTTTAGTTCTTGATCTTAATGGTCTGCAGGGCGTCGGGCAAGTTGACACCGCTACCGGTGTTGTCGATGTTGCCGCCGGCGTGACCTGGAGTCGTTTGGAGCGAGAACTGGCGCGGCAGGGCTATGCAGCCTGTTCGTACCCGAGCAGTGCGCCCGGGGCTACCGTTGGCGGCTGGTTTGCGATGAAGGGGTATGGCTTAGGAAGCTTACAGGCAGGACCTTTGAAAGAGTTGGTGGAGGCGGCTGAAGTTGTATTGCCGGACGGTTCGGTACGGACGCTGCGGCAAGAGGGAGAGATTCCGGTGCATTGGCTGGCGGAATCCGAAGGAACCCTGGGGGTTGTGACTCAGCTTTCTTTAAAGGTGCGCCGCTTGGAAGAAGCGGCTTGGCATGGCGTCTTTGCTTTTGCAGAAGCTTGGAAAATGCAAGGCTTTATCGAAACCTTGCTTAAAGAGGAAAGCCTGCCGTTTAATTTGCATTTCAGCGATCCAGCTTGCAATCGTCAGCGCTTTTTGGCAGGCTTGGGCAGCGAACGTGCGGGAAAATACTATACTGTGGCAGTTGACGCGTTGGGTACAGAAGCGCAGGTACTACATTTGAAAGAAGCCGTAGAAAAAGAAGCTTATTTGCACAGCGGCGAAAATTGGAGTGAAGAAGGCGAAGAGGAGTGGAACCATCGTTTTTTCTCTTTACTCCTGAAACGGCGTTTTCCGGGTATGCTTGGCGCGGAGCTATGGCTGCCTATGCGGAAGGCGACGGCGTATTTAGAAGCTGCGGCTCGCTGCGGCCAACGTTTTGGGCGCGAGATGATGACGTACGGTCACGTGGTATCAAGGAGCCATGCGCTGGTGATGACCGCTTTTCCTGCAGAGTCACAGCCGTTGTGGCCTTTGCTTTGCGGTCTAGGGATAGTAGCGCAAGTACAGGATGCCGGCTGGAGTCATGGCGGCGTCCCTTATGGCGTGGGCTTGTGGAATACTTCGTATCTTTCGCGTTTGTATCAGGCAGAAGAGCTTACGGAGCTGCGCCGCCGTAAAGCGTTTTTGGATCCCGAAGGACGCTGCAATCCTGGCAAGCTCTATCAAGCGCCGCTGCAGCTAAAACCGCCTCTGTTTTCTTGGGCTATGAGCGCACTAGCGCTGGGAGCGGCGATGACATCCAAGGGAGGGGCCAGGTAA
- a CDS encoding (Fe-S)-binding protein: MTENKSFFTGWEAECDICGRCGNCRAECPTYRQTGWESATPRGKMTLLRRAALSQGGEERALLAKRISECTLCGSCTSQCAARIDLQQVWKQVRGELKKQGELPSAYDLLVKNLLDKKNISQFDNAARLDWAEELDEVPECLEAQEGSEVAYFVGCVSSFFPRAGQVPVAVVQLLERAGVSYTTLGGEEWCCGFPLLAAGAAEEMDAFARHNVEAVRELGVKILITSCPSCYHTWTHEYPQRLGQDLGFRVLHSTEYLLELVQEGKLVPEEMEEKVTYHDPCDLGRNSGKYEAPRQLLQSIPGLELVEMASHGANAACCGGGGNLQSAAPQMAENIAKERVREAMATGATYLVSACQQCEQMLEKAARTEKAPLQVMDVAEILWLAVDG, encoded by the coding sequence ATGACAGAGAACAAAAGTTTTTTTACGGGTTGGGAAGCGGAATGTGATATCTGCGGACGCTGCGGCAATTGTCGCGCCGAGTGTCCCACGTACCGCCAGACTGGCTGGGAGTCGGCTACGCCTCGAGGCAAAATGACGCTTTTGCGTCGGGCGGCGCTGAGCCAGGGTGGCGAAGAACGAGCCTTGCTGGCCAAACGTATTAGTGAATGCACCTTGTGCGGCTCCTGCACCTCTCAGTGCGCAGCGCGTATTGATTTGCAGCAGGTCTGGAAGCAGGTGCGCGGTGAGCTGAAAAAGCAGGGGGAATTGCCGTCTGCCTATGATTTGCTGGTAAAAAATCTGCTGGACAAGAAGAATATCTCGCAATTTGATAATGCCGCCCGCTTGGATTGGGCGGAAGAGCTGGATGAGGTGCCTGAGTGTTTGGAAGCGCAAGAAGGTAGTGAGGTAGCTTATTTTGTGGGTTGTGTATCCAGCTTCTTTCCTCGCGCCGGGCAGGTGCCGGTGGCGGTGGTGCAGCTTTTAGAGCGAGCTGGTGTTTCGTATACTACCTTAGGCGGTGAGGAATGGTGCTGCGGCTTTCCCCTGTTGGCAGCGGGCGCGGCAGAAGAAATGGACGCGTTTGCTCGGCATAACGTAGAGGCGGTTCGCGAGTTGGGCGTAAAAATCCTGATTACCTCCTGTCCGTCTTGTTATCATACCTGGACGCATGAATATCCGCAGCGCTTGGGGCAAGACCTTGGTTTTCGGGTGCTGCACAGCACGGAATATCTGCTAGAACTGGTGCAGGAAGGTAAGCTGGTTCCAGAAGAGATGGAAGAAAAGGTTACGTACCACGATCCTTGCGATTTGGGGCGCAACAGCGGCAAATATGAAGCGCCGCGGCAATTACTGCAAAGCATCCCTGGTTTGGAACTGGTAGAAATGGCTTCGCATGGAGCAAACGCCGCTTGCTGTGGCGGCGGCGGGAATTTGCAGTCGGCAGCGCCGCAAATGGCGGAAAATATTGCCAAAGAGCGAGTGAGAGAAGCGATGGCAACAGGTGCAACCTATCTGGTATCGGCCTGCCAGCAGTGCGAACAGATGCTGGAAAAAGCTGCGCGGACCGAAAAGGCACCGCTGCAGGTGATGGATGTGGCGGAAATTCTCTGGCTGGCTGTGGACGGCTGA
- a CDS encoding glycine cleavage system protein H — MNETWTFPKELLYDGNRHWIQVQNGRARIGLTEYALELTGDVLYLSLPAVGTLLERGKSMGSLEAGKWIGRLEAPLSGTVSHINEAALQQPTLINSEPYQHWLLEVVWTNEAEQQQLLSALQAAKQAEEWEEHAQP, encoded by the coding sequence ATGAACGAGACGTGGACTTTTCCGAAAGAACTGCTTTACGACGGTAACCGCCATTGGATACAAGTGCAAAACGGCAGGGCCCGCATTGGCCTGACGGAATATGCGCTGGAGCTGACCGGCGATGTGCTGTATTTATCTCTGCCAGCGGTGGGGACGCTGCTGGAGCGCGGCAAGAGCATGGGCTCTTTGGAAGCCGGCAAATGGATCGGCCGCCTGGAAGCGCCGCTGAGCGGCACGGTGTCCCATATCAATGAAGCAGCATTGCAGCAGCCAACTCTGATTAACAGTGAGCCGTATCAGCATTGGCTGCTGGAAGTAGTATGGACGAACGAAGCGGAGCAACAGCAGCTTTTGTCAGCGCTACAGGCGGCGAAACAGGCGGAGGAGTGGGAAGAACATGCGCAGCCATGA
- a CDS encoding lipoate--protein ligase family protein has product MRSHDEVRQMRLLDSGPLSAAEHMALDEVLLEAVGSGQSPSTFRFLQFKPCALLGLHQKAELELHLDYCRHQGVEINRRITGGGSLYWGPRELGWELYASRHTPGLPRKVDDLYRYLCQGMAAALGRLGIAAAYRPVNDIEVKGRKICGSGGSEYKNAFVFQCSLLVDVDVREMARVLKLPAEKLSDKGISSLEERMTTVTKELGRRPDMAALKAAVLHGLEETVGFSFVPGALQRQEQQAWDGKLPRFRSESWIFGAEEGVVDTVDATANYKAPGGLIRVQARLDEKRRFLKFVWISGDFFAYPAKAIRDLEAYLKHRPADVQQLGRLIDDFFWEHKVEIPGVEPRDFAKAVALAVEKAREGRPVG; this is encoded by the coding sequence ATGCGCAGCCATGATGAAGTGAGGCAAATGCGTCTTTTGGACAGTGGGCCGCTGTCGGCAGCGGAACATATGGCTCTAGATGAAGTATTATTGGAGGCGGTAGGCTCCGGTCAAAGTCCCAGCACCTTCCGATTTTTGCAATTTAAGCCTTGTGCTCTTTTGGGGCTGCACCAGAAAGCAGAATTGGAGCTGCATCTGGATTATTGTCGTCATCAAGGAGTTGAGATCAATCGGCGCATCACCGGCGGCGGCAGTTTGTATTGGGGGCCTCGCGAACTGGGGTGGGAGCTGTATGCCTCGCGGCATACGCCGGGCCTGCCCCGGAAGGTGGATGATTTGTACCGCTATTTATGCCAGGGCATGGCGGCGGCGTTGGGACGGTTGGGTATTGCAGCCGCCTATCGTCCGGTAAACGATATTGAAGTAAAAGGCCGTAAAATCTGCGGCAGCGGCGGGAGCGAATACAAAAACGCTTTTGTTTTTCAATGCAGTTTACTGGTGGATGTGGATGTGCGCGAAATGGCGCGGGTGCTGAAACTACCGGCGGAAAAATTGAGCGATAAAGGAATTTCCAGTTTAGAAGAACGCATGACTACGGTGACGAAGGAGCTGGGGCGGCGCCCGGATATGGCAGCTTTGAAAGCGGCAGTGCTGCATGGGCTGGAGGAAACGGTGGGGTTTTCTTTTGTGCCGGGAGCGCTACAGCGTCAGGAACAGCAGGCCTGGGACGGAAAACTGCCTCGTTTTCGGTCCGAGTCCTGGATTTTCGGTGCAGAGGAAGGCGTGGTGGACACGGTGGATGCAACAGCCAATTATAAGGCTCCGGGCGGTCTGATTCGTGTGCAGGCCAGGCTGGATGAAAAACGGCGTTTCTTAAAGTTTGTCTGGATCAGCGGAGATTTTTTTGCCTACCCAGCCAAGGCCATTCGCGACTTGGAAGCATATCTTAAGCATCGGCCTGCAGATGTGCAACAACTGGGGCGGCTGATTGACGATTTTTTCTGGGAGCATAAAGTGGAAATTCCCGGTGTAGAGCCGCGAGATTTTGCCAAGGCGGTAGCGTTGGCTGTGGAAAAAGCCCGGGAAGGGAGGCCTGTGGGATGA
- a CDS encoding NAD(P)/FAD-dependent oxidoreductase, whose translation MKRDLSWDVVVVGAGVAGLSAAWHLLRQGASVLLVEAQTRRNPTAQCAEFVSRAVRQMLPLPDRFVAQEIQGMRTWIEKREEHLSRSPGLMLHRAAWETWLEDQVKELGGTVWRGCRVEGYENGLAFCRKGQLPRRISAGKLIGADGPFSRLRQWLNEESMPWCGALQYRMPLNSPSEVLDVFFSRKYPGGYAWLFPKGQEANVGLAVAAEEVYQLPQLLEGFVEQCVRRGVLVDAAPLAKSGGSIPVGGLVKVLAAGGVYLAGDAAGCTHPLSGAGIYAAAASGSWAAEAAGGKGESWYEAYLRSQWQQPLEKANGSWRRRREQESRGDFSQVVRQSWMVFPEYREMKEVR comes from the coding sequence ATGAAGCGCGACCTTTCCTGGGATGTGGTCGTGGTTGGCGCTGGTGTAGCTGGCTTGAGCGCTGCCTGGCATCTGTTGCGTCAAGGAGCATCAGTATTGCTGGTGGAAGCGCAGACAAGAAGGAATCCTACGGCGCAGTGCGCCGAATTTGTCAGCCGTGCCGTGCGGCAGATGCTGCCGTTGCCGGATCGGTTCGTTGCCCAAGAAATCCAAGGTATGCGAACATGGATTGAAAAGCGTGAAGAGCATTTAAGCCGCTCTCCCGGCTTGATGCTGCATAGGGCGGCCTGGGAAACCTGGCTGGAAGACCAGGTGAAGGAACTTGGCGGTACTGTTTGGCGGGGCTGTCGGGTGGAAGGTTATGAAAACGGCCTGGCTTTTTGTCGTAAAGGGCAGCTGCCAAGACGAATTTCGGCCGGGAAACTGATAGGCGCGGACGGACCATTTTCCCGGCTACGCCAATGGCTGAACGAAGAATCCATGCCTTGGTGCGGCGCCTTGCAATACCGGATGCCCTTGAACTCGCCGTCGGAAGTGTTAGATGTATTTTTTTCTCGTAAGTATCCAGGCGGTTATGCCTGGTTGTTTCCGAAAGGGCAGGAGGCTAATGTCGGGCTGGCGGTTGCGGCAGAAGAAGTATATCAACTGCCGCAACTGTTGGAAGGCTTTGTTGAGCAATGTGTGCGGCGAGGCGTGCTGGTCGACGCGGCACCGCTGGCAAAAAGCGGCGGCAGCATACCCGTAGGGGGGCTGGTGAAAGTTTTGGCAGCCGGCGGTGTATATTTGGCTGGCGACGCAGCCGGATGCACCCATCCCTTGTCCGGCGCCGGCATTTATGCTGCAGCGGCCAGCGGGAGCTGGGCGGCGGAAGCAGCTGGCGGTAAAGGGGAAAGCTGGTATGAAGCGTACTTGCGCAGTCAATGGCAGCAGCCTTTGGAAAAAGCCAACGGTTCTTGGCGAAGACGGCGAGAGCAGGAAAGCCGCGGTGATTTTTCGCAGGTAGTGCGGCAGAGTTGGATGGTATTCCCGGAATATCGAGAAATGAAAGAGGTGCGCTGA
- a CDS encoding radical SAM protein, which yields MEETAWEAGKQQIQTSLAGAMALGLERGGFYRGGAPGSLNLLLHYEDGCRANCGYCGLARHRRIDEESRTFIRVRWPLYSVKRILEKLRLQGKEVDFRHRHLNGLQRICVSMVTHPRAAVDTLQLVQELHGSSNLPCSVLLTPTTLPTGKEYLQQLHDAGVDCVGVAVDAATPEIFERWRGAGVGGPHRWQRYWDMLQDATEVFADGLVSVHLIVGLGETEEEMVRTMRQVRRTGAQIHLFSFCPEDGSGMEAMQPPPLGQYRRMQVAAYLANRDRLPWDKLTYSSCGKVMSFGTGLQQLLGEDWAQGVPFMTGGCPGSDGCTTACNRPYGNEKPGQVLRNYPFRPQAEDLASMEAQIWHE from the coding sequence ATGGAAGAGACAGCATGGGAAGCGGGAAAGCAGCAAATTCAGACCAGCTTGGCAGGGGCCATGGCTTTGGGGCTGGAACGGGGAGGCTTTTATCGCGGTGGCGCGCCGGGAAGTCTGAATTTGCTTTTGCATTACGAAGACGGCTGCCGGGCTAATTGCGGTTACTGCGGCCTAGCGCGGCATCGGCGCATTGATGAAGAAAGCCGCACCTTTATTCGGGTTCGCTGGCCGCTATATTCAGTAAAGCGCATTTTGGAGAAACTGCGTTTGCAGGGAAAAGAAGTTGATTTTCGGCACCGCCATTTGAACGGACTGCAGCGTATTTGTGTTTCCATGGTTACTCATCCACGAGCGGCGGTAGATACGCTGCAACTGGTGCAGGAACTGCATGGTTCATCAAATTTGCCTTGCAGTGTATTGTTGACGCCGACCACACTGCCTACTGGCAAGGAGTATTTGCAGCAACTGCATGATGCAGGCGTGGATTGCGTAGGGGTAGCGGTTGATGCGGCGACACCGGAGATCTTTGAACGTTGGCGCGGCGCTGGCGTAGGCGGGCCGCATCGCTGGCAGCGCTATTGGGACATGCTGCAGGATGCGACAGAGGTTTTTGCGGACGGCCTTGTCAGTGTCCACTTGATTGTTGGTCTGGGAGAAACGGAAGAAGAGATGGTGCGGACGATGAGGCAGGTTCGCCGCACTGGGGCGCAAATTCACTTGTTTTCTTTCTGTCCGGAAGACGGCAGCGGCATGGAGGCTATGCAGCCGCCGCCCCTGGGACAGTACCGGCGCATGCAGGTGGCGGCGTATTTGGCGAATCGCGATAGGCTGCCTTGGGATAAATTGACGTACAGCTCTTGCGGCAAAGTGATGTCTTTTGGCACCGGCCTGCAACAGCTGCTTGGCGAAGATTGGGCGCAAGGCGTACCGTTTATGACGGGAGGTTGTCCGGGCAGCGACGGCTGTACTACTGCCTGCAATCGTCCCTATGGCAACGAGAAACCGGGCCAAGTGCTGCGCAACTATCCTTTCCGGCCTCAGGCGGAGGACTTGGCTTCCATGGAGGCGCAAATCTGGCATGAATAA
- a CDS encoding radical SAM protein, protein MNNTAFYIPGGKHYDIEGVRNQPHSFVSLSVTGRRCTLLCRHCGGKMLRSMESFEDPNQAKALIASLQERGCGGVLVSGGAGPDGQVPLKGYGEALKTFKEAGLKVIVHTGILAPDTAAELAQAQVDAVALDLIGAAETIQEVYHLNLTPADYRRSLEIALTAGLTVSPHVVLGLEGGILRGEEVAIAMAAEAGLEKLVLVVFTPLAGTDYALNSPPPLAGVQKLFHYARQKLPVGQIYLGCARPRGEYGRVLEETALSLGFSGVAFPSAETVRTAQTCGFHSWCCGLGEAGKGEGHGQRVVGVSVPNHGKNQEI, encoded by the coding sequence ATGAATAATACCGCTTTTTACATTCCCGGAGGCAAGCATTACGATATCGAAGGCGTGCGCAATCAACCGCACAGCTTTGTGTCGCTCAGTGTAACGGGGCGGCGCTGTACGCTTCTTTGCCGCCACTGCGGCGGTAAAATGCTGCGCTCCATGGAGTCCTTTGAAGATCCTAATCAAGCGAAGGCGTTGATTGCTTCCTTGCAAGAACGCGGCTGCGGAGGCGTTTTGGTCAGCGGCGGTGCTGGTCCGGACGGGCAAGTTCCTCTTAAAGGTTATGGCGAGGCCCTGAAGACTTTCAAAGAAGCAGGTCTTAAGGTCATTGTCCATACGGGGATTCTGGCGCCGGATACGGCGGCGGAATTAGCGCAGGCTCAAGTAGACGCTGTAGCCCTTGATTTAATTGGCGCAGCGGAGACCATTCAAGAAGTGTATCATTTGAATCTGACGCCGGCGGATTATCGGCGCAGCTTAGAAATAGCGTTGACAGCGGGACTTACCGTATCACCCCATGTGGTGTTGGGCTTAGAAGGCGGCATTTTGCGGGGCGAAGAAGTGGCTATTGCGATGGCGGCGGAAGCTGGCTTGGAAAAGTTAGTTCTGGTGGTGTTTACGCCGCTGGCGGGCACTGACTACGCGTTGAACAGTCCTCCTCCCTTGGCTGGCGTGCAGAAGCTGTTTCACTACGCCCGGCAAAAACTGCCTGTAGGACAGATTTATCTGGGCTGCGCACGGCCTCGCGGCGAATATGGCCGGGTGCTCGAAGAAACGGCACTTTCGTTAGGTTTTTCCGGTGTGGCTTTTCCTTCGGCGGAAACGGTGCGCACCGCTCAAACATGTGGTTTTCATTCATGGTGTTGCGGCCTGGGCGAGGCCGGGAAAGGGGAAGGTCATGGACAAAGAGTTGTTGGCGTTTCTGTACCGAACCATGGTAAAAATCAGGAAATTTGA
- a CDS encoding thiamine pyrophosphate-dependent dehydrogenase E1 component subunit alpha — protein sequence MDKELLAFLYRTMVKIRKFEEKAEELFLGGQLPGFIHLYIGEEAIATGICSALTREDVVTSTHRGHGHCIAKGADVKKMMAELFGKKTGYCKGKGGSMHIADFSLGMLGANGVVGGGFNLATGAALAAKLRKSGQVAVCFFGDGASNRGTFHEAVNMASAWKLPAIFVLEMNCYASTTPYRTTCGVENLAVRAQGYGIPGVTVDGNDVFAVRQAALEAVARARAGEGPTMIEARTYRVKGHFVGDPELYREKSEVNAKKELCPIRFFRDKVKQEGWLSQAEMDLMETAVAEELAAALKFAEESPYPQPEEALQDLFAEEVDEYA from the coding sequence ATGGACAAAGAGTTGTTGGCGTTTCTGTACCGAACCATGGTAAAAATCAGGAAATTTGAGGAAAAAGCGGAAGAATTATTCTTAGGAGGGCAGCTGCCTGGCTTCATTCATCTCTACATAGGAGAGGAAGCCATTGCTACCGGGATTTGTTCGGCGTTGACCCGCGAGGACGTGGTTACAAGCACGCATCGAGGGCACGGGCATTGCATCGCCAAAGGCGCGGATGTCAAAAAAATGATGGCCGAGCTCTTTGGCAAAAAAACAGGTTATTGCAAAGGCAAAGGCGGGTCCATGCATATTGCCGATTTTTCTTTAGGCATGCTGGGCGCCAATGGCGTGGTCGGCGGCGGGTTCAACCTGGCGACTGGCGCGGCGCTGGCGGCCAAACTGCGCAAGAGCGGTCAGGTGGCGGTGTGCTTTTTTGGCGATGGCGCTTCCAACAGGGGGACCTTTCATGAAGCGGTGAATATGGCATCCGCTTGGAAGCTGCCGGCCATTTTTGTCCTGGAGATGAATTGCTATGCTTCGACTACGCCGTACCGTACTACCTGCGGCGTGGAAAACTTGGCGGTGCGGGCGCAAGGATATGGTATTCCCGGCGTTACGGTCGATGGCAACGATGTATTTGCTGTCCGGCAGGCGGCGCTGGAGGCAGTGGCGCGCGCCCGGGCAGGTGAAGGGCCGACGATGATTGAAGCGCGGACGTATCGCGTGAAAGGTCATTTTGTGGGCGATCCGGAATTGTATCGCGAGAAAAGCGAAGTCAATGCGAAAAAAGAACTTTGTCCGATTCGCTTTTTCAGGGATAAGGTGAAACAAGAAGGCTGGCTGAGTCAGGCGGAAATGGATCTGATGGAGACGGCGGTGGCGGAGGAATTGGCGGCGGCGCTGAAATTTGCCGAAGAAAGTCCCTATCCTCAGCCGGAAGAAGCCTTGCAGGATCTCTTTGCCGAGGAGGTAGACGAGTATGCGTAA